The Microlunatus soli genome contains the following window.
CGGACTCGATCACGAGGGTCTCGACGGCTCCCTTGCGGACCAGGTTCTTCAACAGTCCGTAACTGCCGAAGCTGACCGCCAGTGTCAGGGCGATCCATGGTGGCTTGCCGTACGCGACGGTCAGCACGATCACCGCCAGCGCGGCGAGCCCGACCGCGGCCCATTGATAGCGCCGCAGCTGCTCCTTCAGGAACGCTACGCCGACCAAGATCGAAAAGATCGGGTTGATGTAGTAGCCGAGGGCGGCCTCGGTGACGTGACCGTTGGTGGTCGCCCAGATGTAGACGCCCCAGTTGATCGACACCAGCACGGCGGCCGCAGCCAGCATGAACAGGTTCCGTCGGGTGGCGATCGCCCGCAGCCAGCCACGGGGCAGCGTGAACAACGCCAGGATGATCGCAAAGACCAGTGACCACGCCATCCGCATGGCCAGGATCTCCAACGCCGACGCGCTCTTGACCAGATTCCAGAACAGCGGGACCAGGCCCCAGATGCCGTAGGCGCTGAGGCCGAAGAGGATGCCGCGGTTGGCCGGGGAGTCCGGTGCGGTTGTCGAGGTCGATGTGGTTCCAGGATCCCCTTCGACAGGCTCAGGGCGTTGCTTCGACAAGCTCAGGACCCTACGGTCCAGGTGTCCTTGCCGTTGATCATCTCTTGCAGCGCGTCATCATCGTGCGGTCCGCGTTGGGCCTGCTCGACCTGATCCCGAGCAAGATCATCGTAGGCGGGCGCATCGACCTGCCGGAAGATACCGATCGGCGCCCGCTCCAGCACCCCCGGCGTGGTCAGCCGGGACAGCCCGAAGGCGTACGACGGATCCTGGTTGTGCGCGTCGTGGACGACAATGTTCTCCAGCCCGACCTCGGCCACCTCGGCGACCTTGAGTTCGCCGGTCTGCTGATCACGGATCACGCCGAGCCGGTTGTCGACCCCGTACAGGATCGGCTCGCCGTGGGTCAGCGGGATGATCGCCTCGGCCTTGCTGTCCTTCTCCTTGACCGCGGCGAAGGCGTCGTCGTTGAAGATCGGGCAGTTCTGGTAGATCTCGATGAACGACGCCCCACGGTGTTCGGCGGCGGCGGTCAACATCGCGGTCAGGTGCTTGCGGTCGGAGTCGACCGTCCGCGCGACGAAGGTCGCCTCGGCGCCCAATGCCAGCGAGATCGGGTTGAACGGGTTGTCCAGCGAGCCCATCGGGGTGGACTTGGTGATCTTGCCCAGCTCGCTGGTCGGCGAGTACTGGCCCTTGGTCAGTCCGTAGATCCGATTGTTGAACAACAGGATGGTGAAGTTGACGTTGCGGCGCAGCGCGTGGATCAGGTGGTTGCCGCCGATCGACAGCGCGTCACCGTCGCCGGTCACCACCCAAACACCAAGATCGGGCCGGGCGGTGGCCACGCCGGTGGCGATCGCCGGCGCCCGACCGTGGATCGAGTGCATCCCGTAGGAGTCGACGTAGTACGGGAATCGCGAGGAGCACCCGATGCCGGAGATGATCACGGTGTTTTCACGCTTGATGCCGGCGTCGGGCATGAATCCCTGGAACGCCGACAGCACCGCGTAGTCGCCGCAGCCGGGGCACCAGCGCACTTCCTGATCACTGGTGAAGTCCTTGCGGTTCAGGGGTTCCAGCGCCAACGGGACGCCGGCCAGGCCGCCCCGATGATCACCGCCCTGACCGTTGGAGCCGTTCGTTGTGGTCTTGATCTCGACGCTCACGCGTTGTCTCCAAGAGAATCGATTTCGATCTGAAGGTCCTCGGCCAGCTCCGACAGCGAGATCGGAAGTCCGCGGACCCGTGAGTAGGAATGCACGTCGACCAGGTACTTGCCGCGCAGCAGCAGTGCCAACTGGCCGAGATTCATCTCCGGCACGATCACCCGGTCGTAGGCCCGCAGCACCTCGCCCAGGTTGGCCGGGAACGGATTCAGATGACGGATGTGGGCCTGGGCGACCTGCCGGCCGGTCGCCCGGACCCGGCGGACCGCAGCGGTGATCGGCCCGAAGGTCGAACCCCAGCCGAGTACCAACACCTTGGCCGCGTCGCTCGGATCGTCGACCGTGACATCGGGGATGTCCCGGACGATGCCGTCCACCTTGGCCTGCCGGATCCGCACCATGTCGTCGTGGTTGGTCGGATCGTAGGAGACGTTGCCGGTGTCCTTGGCCTTCTCGATGCCGCCGATCCGATGCTCCAGACCGGCCGTCCCCGGGATCGCCCACGGACGAGCCAGGGTCTCCGGATCCCGCTTGTAGGGAAGGAAGATCTCCTCCTCACCCTGGGTGGCGTTCGGCCCGGTGGCGAAGTCCGGATCGATCGGCGGGATGGCCGACAGGTCGGGCACGTTCCACGGCTCGGCGCCGTTGGCGAGGTAGCCGTCGGACAACACGATCACCGGTGTCCGGTAGGTGATCGCGATCCGGGTCGCCTCCACCGCGGTGTCGAAACAGTCCGACGGCGACTGGGCCGCCAGCACCGGCACCGGTGCCTCCCCGTTGCGGCCGTAGAGCACCTGCAGCAGGTCGGCCTGCTCGGTCTTGGTCGGCATCCCGGTGGACGGGCCGGCCCGCTGGATGTCGCAGACGATCAGCGGCAACTCGGTCATCACGCCGAGGCTGATCGTCTCCATCTTCAGCGAGACACCCGGCCCGGAGCTGGTGGTGACGCCGATCTGGCCGGCGAAGCTGGCGCCCAGCGCCGCGCCGACGCCGGCGATCTCGTCCTCGGCCTGGAAGGTGGTGACACCGAACCGCTTGTGCTTGCTCAGCTCGTGCAGCACGTCGGAGGCCGGCGTGATCGGGTAGGCACCCAGGAACAGCGGCAGGCCGGCCTTCTGCGCACCGGCGATCAACCCGTACGCCAGCGCCGCGTTGCCGGTGATCTGCCGGTAGGTGCCCTGCGGCATCGGCGCCGGCGCGACCTCGTAGCTGTAGGCGAAGACCTCGGTGGTCTCACCGAAGGCGTACCCGGTCTGGAACGCCTTGATGTTGGCGTCCCGGATCTCCGGCTTCTTGGCGAACTTGCTTTCCAGGAAGGAAACCGTGCCCTCGGTCGGCCGATGGTAGAGCCAGGACAGCAGCCCGAGCGCGAACATGTTCTTGCTGCGGCCGGCGTCCTTGCGGGTCAGCCCGAACTCCTTGACCGCCTCGGTGGTCATCCCGGTCAGGTCGATCGCATGCACCTGGTA
Protein-coding sequences here:
- the rarD gene encoding EamA family transporter RarD, translated to MSKQRPEPVEGDPGTTSTSTTAPDSPANRGILFGLSAYGIWGLVPLFWNLVKSASALEILAMRMAWSLVFAIILALFTLPRGWLRAIATRRNLFMLAAAAVLVSINWGVYIWATTNGHVTEAALGYYINPIFSILVGVAFLKEQLRRYQWAAVGLAALAVIVLTVAYGKPPWIALTLAVSFGSYGLLKNLVRKGAVETLVIESAFMFAPAVAYVIYLQATGGLTFGHFGLVHSLLLAAGGLVTLIPLLLFAAAATRIPLSMIGLLQYITPTTQFLLGVLYFGERMPTGRWIGFGLVWAALIILSTGMLITLRRRRRQPTPVG
- a CDS encoding 2-oxoacid:ferredoxin oxidoreductase subunit beta, which encodes MKTTTNGSNGQGGDHRGGLAGVPLALEPLNRKDFTSDQEVRWCPGCGDYAVLSAFQGFMPDAGIKRENTVIISGIGCSSRFPYYVDSYGMHSIHGRAPAIATGVATARPDLGVWVVTGDGDALSIGGNHLIHALRRNVNFTILLFNNRIYGLTKGQYSPTSELGKITKSTPMGSLDNPFNPISLALGAEATFVARTVDSDRKHLTAMLTAAAEHRGASFIEIYQNCPIFNDDAFAAVKEKDSKAEAIIPLTHGEPILYGVDNRLGVIRDQQTGELKVAEVAEVGLENIVVHDAHNQDPSYAFGLSRLTTPGVLERAPIGIFRQVDAPAYDDLARDQVEQAQRGPHDDDALQEMINGKDTWTVGS
- a CDS encoding 2-oxoacid:acceptor oxidoreductase subunit alpha translates to MSAPTKDRTGDNGEVKTLDRVVIRFAGDSGDGMQLTGDRFTAETAIFGNDISTLPNFPAEIRAPAGTLPGVSSFQLHFANYDIMTPGDRPDVLVAMNPAALKANVADVARGGVIIADTADFTKRNLAKVGYESNPLEDDSLSDYQVHAIDLTGMTTEAVKEFGLTRKDAGRSKNMFALGLLSWLYHRPTEGTVSFLESKFAKKPEIRDANIKAFQTGYAFGETTEVFAYSYEVAPAPMPQGTYRQITGNAALAYGLIAGAQKAGLPLFLGAYPITPASDVLHELSKHKRFGVTTFQAEDEIAGVGAALGASFAGQIGVTTSSGPGVSLKMETISLGVMTELPLIVCDIQRAGPSTGMPTKTEQADLLQVLYGRNGEAPVPVLAAQSPSDCFDTAVEATRIAITYRTPVIVLSDGYLANGAEPWNVPDLSAIPPIDPDFATGPNATQGEEEIFLPYKRDPETLARPWAIPGTAGLEHRIGGIEKAKDTGNVSYDPTNHDDMVRIRQAKVDGIVRDIPDVTVDDPSDAAKVLVLGWGSTFGPITAAVRRVRATGRQVAQAHIRHLNPFPANLGEVLRAYDRVIVPEMNLGQLALLLRGKYLVDVHSYSRVRGLPISLSELAEDLQIEIDSLGDNA